The DNA segment GCTCTCAATATTTTCCCAGAAATGCATGAATGACTCCATAGACAAAAACATCGTTTCACCTAATTTACGCTAAAAATCGAGAAAGCAGAACGTTTGCCAGGCCGGCCGGAGCGCCAAACCCCACTCACCCATCTTACTCCTGGTTGCCGGCAATAGGTTGTGGGTTTTCCTTTCTGCTCTCCGGGATTTCCTCAAATTCAAACTCGCAGTCAAAACAGTGGTAGATATTCTTCACCGACATCGCATAGTTGCCAAATAACCAGGAAAAAATGGCGGAGAGCCAGTTCATGGGATTGCTGCTCTGGGTTACAAAATGCACATTATGGGAGCCGCACTTTGGACAGGCAACGGCTTGCTTGTATACATTTTCAAATCCGTTGACCAGTTCCAGTGCCCTGGCCAACTGCTCCTGGTGCACCATCAGCTTAATTCCGCCGATAGCATTGGCAAGGATGGGATCAATCGTTACGGTATGCTCATCCTGCAGGTAGGCGCGGATATGCTCTTCTTCCAGGCGCTGCAGCATCATATTGGCAGGAATATAATTGTCGTATGTACGGAGTACAATAAACAAAATGAGTCGTTTTGAGTGATGAACTGACGGAAAGGTAAAAGAAAAAGCCGGATAATTCATCCGGCTTTGTATTGTTCGGGACCGGCAAAACTGCCCGGTCTATCCATCCTATTATTAGCTGTTCAGCATCAGGGGCATTACCAGCATCAGCATCTCTTCATTCTCCTCCTGCTCAGTGGGCTTGATAATACCAGCCTTGGTAGGGGTAGACAATTCCACTACCACATCATCGCTTTCTGCAGCATTCAGCATCTCGATCAGGAACTTGGCGTTGAAAGCAATGGCCAGGTCTTCCCCGTCATACTGACATTTCATGCGCTCATTACCCTCAAAGGAGAAATCCACATCCTGTGCCGCCAGTTGCAGCTCACTGCCGCTGATATTCAGTACCACCTGGTTTGTGCTCTTGTTACTGAACACGCTCACCCGGCGTAAGGCGCTCTGGAAATCAGCTTTATTGATAGTCAGCTTATAAGGATTGTCGGCAGGAATTACCACTTTATAGTCCGGGAAACGGGCGTCTATCAACCGGCAGCTCATCTGTGTGGTGCCATGTTTTACAAACAGGTGATTGCTGTTGTAGCTCACTGTCAGCTCATCATCATTCACCGGTAAAGCGGCTTTCAGCAGGTTGAGCGGCTTCTTGGGAACGATCAGGGAATCGTTCTTGGGGCAGCTTACATCCTTGCGTTTGTAGCGTACCAGGCGGTGGGCATCGGTAGCCACAAATTGCAGCCCTTTCTT comes from the Paraflavitalea devenefica genome and includes:
- the dnaN gene encoding DNA polymerase III subunit beta, which gives rise to MKFIVSSSALLKQLQQINGVINANTVLPILEDFLFEIDKNKLTVVATDLETVMKVQMEVEAKDTGRVCIPAKILTDSLKNIPDQPLTFNIDKNYSVEITSDNGKYKVMGENPDNFPKEPVADDTSSFTLSSAALVTAINKTLFAVSGDDLRPAMTGVFFEMDKKGLQFVATDAHRLVRYKRKDVSCPKNDSLIVPKKPLNLLKAALPVNDDELTVSYNSNHLFVKHGTTQMSCRLIDARFPDYKVVIPADNPYKLTINKADFQSALRRVSVFSNKSTNQVVLNISGSELQLAAQDVDFSFEGNERMKCQYDGEDLAIAFNAKFLIEMLNAAESDDVVVELSTPTKAGIIKPTEQEENEEMLMLVMPLMLNS
- a CDS encoding putative signal transducing protein, which codes for MFIVLRTYDNYIPANMMLQRLEEEHIRAYLQDEHTVTIDPILANAIGGIKLMVHQEQLARALELVNGFENVYKQAVACPKCGSHNVHFVTQSSNPMNWLSAIFSWLFGNYAMSVKNIYHCFDCEFEFEEIPESRKENPQPIAGNQE